From a region of the Mercurialis annua linkage group LG1-X, ddMerAnnu1.2, whole genome shotgun sequence genome:
- the LOC126680825 gene encoding uncharacterized protein LOC126680825 — MVHTKKRKRLHPQKMNDLVFVMYNLKLKERLSKKDDITCTIEDVSSDDEWITEISNVNDPLNEAWHGALRGGSANRCHINESNEVAIEDEDLEIQEHGDDIMLHEDSGDEVDKPFEESNGIEVSSPDLNACGSTNVDVYAHELENDAENIVEGEHGANDDDEDESYLNDKTVDDLF; from the exons ATG GTTCACACAAAGAAAAGAAAGCGATTACATCCACAGAAAATGAATGACTTAGTTTTTGTGATGTATAATCTAAAGCTGAAAGAAAGACTGTCTAAGAAGGATGACATTACATGTACCATTGAAGACGTATCTTCGGATGATGAGTGGATTACGGAGATATCAAATGTTAATGATCCTTTAAATGAAGCCTGGCATGGCGCACTACGTGGTGGAAGTGCAAATAGATGTCATATAAATGAGTCGAATGAAGTAGCTATTGAAGATGAGGATTTGGAGATCCAAGAACATGGAGATGATATAATGCTACATGAAGATTCTGGTGATGAAGTTGATAAGCCATTTGAAGAATCAAATGGTATTGAAGTAAGTAGTCCAGATCTTAATGCTTGCGGAAGTACAAATGTTGATGTTTATGCACATGAGCTTGAAAATGATGCTGAAAATATTGTTGAAGGAGAACATGGTGctaatgatgatg